The Phragmitibacter flavus genome contains a region encoding:
- the hsdR gene encoding EcoAI/FtnUII family type I restriction enzme subunit R — translation MNKKALTETDIRTKFITPALIGANADKWDLMTQIREEAYFTKGRVIVRGKTVNRGKAKKADYILSYKPNLPLAVVEAKDNNHSVGAGMQQALEYAEILDVPFAYSSNGDAFLEHDRTVTTGTVTREIPLDQFPSPDELWARYGAAEGWTDAQKQITTQDYYDDGSRKSPRYYQLIAINRTVEAIARGENRLLLVMATGTGKTYTAFQIIWRLWKSGAKKRILFLVDRNILADQTKTNDFKPFGQAMTKITNRTVDKSFEIYLCLYQAVTGNEEDQNIYKQFSADFFDLVIIDECHRGSAADDARWRQVLEYFSSATQIGLTATPKETREVSNIEYFGEPIYTYSLRQGISDGFLAPYKVVRIGLDKDLDGWRPEDGQIDKHGQVIEDREYNDRDFDRNLILEQRTSLVATKVSDFLRATDRFAKTIIFCENIDHAERMRQAMVNANPDLASANAKYVMRITGDNDEGKAQLDHFIDPESTYPVIACTSRLMSTGVDAQTCHLIVLDRRIASMTEFKQIIGRGTRINEDYDKFFFTIMDFRRATALFADPTFDGDPVQIYEPGPDDPPVPPDESDASLDDETVIREDPTSYDAQNSDGLDDHPDGTPNARTRYFVHDVPVSVAVERVQYLDENGRLITESLTDYTRKAVLKNYASLNDFLTVWNDAEKKQVILEELASQGVFLDELAEQVGRDYDAFDLVCHIAFDQPPLTRRERADEVKKRNVFGKYGDKAKAVLDALLQKYADSGLASVESLDILKVDPLTSYGTPMEIVKLFGGKPAYLTAIHDLETELYRSAA, via the coding sequence ATGAATAAGAAAGCCCTCACCGAGACGGATATTCGCACCAAGTTCATCACGCCCGCATTGATCGGAGCGAATGCCGATAAGTGGGATCTGATGACTCAAATCCGCGAGGAGGCCTACTTCACTAAAGGACGCGTCATCGTCCGTGGAAAAACCGTGAACCGTGGCAAAGCCAAAAAGGCTGACTACATCCTTTCCTACAAACCCAACCTTCCCCTCGCCGTCGTCGAAGCCAAAGACAACAACCACTCGGTCGGTGCCGGCATGCAACAAGCCTTGGAATACGCCGAGATTCTGGACGTCCCCTTTGCCTACAGCTCCAACGGCGACGCCTTTCTCGAACACGACCGCACGGTTACCACGGGCACCGTCACCCGGGAAATTCCGCTCGATCAGTTTCCTTCACCGGATGAACTTTGGGCTCGCTACGGTGCAGCCGAAGGCTGGACAGACGCCCAAAAACAAATTACCACTCAAGACTACTATGACGACGGCTCGCGGAAATCGCCGCGATACTACCAGTTGATCGCCATCAACCGCACTGTGGAGGCCATCGCTCGCGGAGAGAACCGACTTCTCCTCGTCATGGCCACCGGCACTGGGAAGACCTACACCGCCTTCCAAATTATCTGGCGCTTATGGAAATCCGGCGCCAAAAAGCGCATCCTGTTTTTGGTGGATCGCAACATCCTCGCCGACCAAACCAAAACGAACGACTTCAAGCCCTTCGGTCAGGCCATGACCAAGATCACCAATCGCACGGTGGACAAGTCCTTCGAGATCTATCTATGCCTCTACCAGGCAGTCACCGGTAACGAGGAAGACCAGAACATTTATAAACAGTTCTCCGCCGATTTCTTTGATCTCGTCATCATCGACGAGTGTCATCGCGGCAGCGCCGCAGACGACGCCCGCTGGCGGCAGGTGCTCGAATATTTTTCTTCTGCCACTCAGATCGGTCTCACCGCCACTCCAAAAGAGACTCGGGAGGTCTCCAACATCGAATACTTCGGCGAGCCCATCTACACCTACTCCCTCCGCCAAGGCATCTCCGATGGCTTTCTCGCCCCCTACAAAGTCGTGCGCATCGGTCTAGACAAAGATCTCGATGGCTGGCGACCCGAAGATGGCCAGATCGACAAACACGGTCAGGTCATCGAAGATCGCGAATACAACGACCGCGATTTCGACCGCAACCTCATCCTCGAACAACGCACCTCGCTGGTCGCCACCAAAGTCTCCGACTTCCTTCGTGCTACGGATCGTTTCGCCAAGACCATCATCTTCTGCGAAAACATCGACCACGCCGAACGCATGCGTCAGGCCATGGTCAACGCCAATCCCGATCTCGCCTCCGCCAATGCGAAATACGTCATGCGCATCACTGGCGATAATGACGAAGGTAAGGCGCAGCTCGACCACTTCATCGACCCCGAGTCCACCTATCCCGTCATCGCCTGCACCTCACGGCTCATGAGCACCGGCGTCGATGCCCAAACCTGCCACCTCATTGTTTTGGATCGACGCATCGCCTCCATGACGGAGTTCAAGCAGATCATTGGGCGCGGCACCCGCATCAACGAAGACTACGACAAGTTCTTCTTCACCATCATGGATTTTCGACGCGCCACCGCGCTGTTTGCCGATCCCACTTTTGATGGCGATCCCGTGCAAATCTACGAACCCGGTCCAGATGATCCGCCAGTGCCGCCCGACGAATCGGATGCCTCTCTCGATGATGAAACCGTGATCCGCGAAGATCCGACCTCCTACGATGCCCAAAATTCCGACGGGCTCGATGACCACCCCGACGGCACCCCCAATGCTCGCACCCGCTACTTCGTCCATGATGTCCCTGTCAGCGTCGCCGTCGAAAGAGTTCAATACCTCGACGAAAATGGACGCCTCATCACCGAATCCCTCACCGATTACACCCGCAAAGCCGTCCTGAAAAACTACGCATCACTCAACGACTTCCTCACCGTCTGGAACGATGCAGAGAAGAAGCAGGTCATCCTCGAAGAACTCGCCAGCCAAGGTGTCTTCCTCGACGAACTGGCAGAACAAGTGGGCCGCGATTATGACGCCTTCGACCTCGTTTGCCACATCGCTTTCGACCAACCACCCCTCACGCGCAGAGAGCGCGCCGATGAAGTCAAAAAGCGCAACGTCTTCGGCAAATATGGAGACAAAGCCAAAGCCGTTCTCGATGCCCTGCTTCAGAAGTATGCCGATAGCGGTCTCGCAAGCGTGGAGTCCCTCGACATCCTAAAAGTGGACCCTCTCACCTCGTATGGCACCCCCATGGAAATCGTGAAACTGTTCGGCGGCAAACCTGCCTATCTTACTGCCATTCATGATCTGGAAACGGAACTTTACCGGAGTGCAGCATAA